The nucleotide sequence TATGGGCAAAATCGGCCCCAAACAACTTGGAATATACGATGACAAACTGCTGCCAGGGTTTGAGAAGCTTGCCGCAGGTATTCACTCCGTCGGCGCCCCCGCAGTTGTCCAGATAAGCCATGCTGGTGCTGTAGCCACCAAGAAAGTCATAGGTGAAACTCCTGTCGGTCCCTCCATGCGAGACAAAACGCGGATGCTAGAAAAAAGCGAACTCTACGCTATCGCTGACGAATACGCCGCCGCGGCTGAACGTGCAGTTAAAGCGGGCTTTGATGGTGTGGAACTCCATGGAGCGCACGGATATTTGCTAAATCAGTTCTTCACGCCGTTGCTGAACAAGCGTCAAGACGAGTTTGGGGGTTCATTGGAGAATCGAATGCATTTCCCGCTTCTTGTTGTGGAAAAGGTGCGTAAGACCTTGGGTGGTCTGCTTTTGCTTTATCGAGTTGGTTCGGATGATTTGGCGCCGATGGGCACGCACATTCAAGATGCAGTGGTTTTTTCACAGAAACTCCAAGAAGTAGGGGTAGACATTTTGGATGTTTCAGGTGGCATGTGTGGTAGCGAACCTAAACAGCTCCAACACATCAAAGGCTACTTCATACCCCAAGCCTCAGCCATTAAAAGCGCCGTGAAGGTTCCTGTGATTGGCGTCGGCGGCATAAAAGAGGCAGAGTTTGCAGATAACTTGGTTAAAGCGGGGCGGGTTGATTTGGTTGCTGTTGGACGTGCGTTGTGGCATGATAACGAATGGGCAGTCAAGGCCTCAAAAACATTAAGTAACAGTCAGCAAAGTGTCCAAGTGTAAAGTAACACACACATAATTATTACTTTTTTGCCCTTAAAATCTGCAAATGGTGTGTACTGTGAAGACTCAACGGCCCTCCCGACTAGAACTCTACATAGAAATCCTCGCTTCACTCGAAGAACTCCAAGTCGCCAACCTCCTCACCCTCCAAGAAAAAACTCAAATCGGACCTGCCTTCCTAAAACACGCCATAAGCTTCCTAGAAAAGCAAGATTTAATCCGCAAAGAAAACGTCGGAACACAAACCCTCTACAAAGCCACCCCCCGCGGC is from Candidatus Bathyarchaeota archaeon and encodes:
- a CDS encoding NADH:flavin oxidoreductase, whose product is MAGLLDPLTVKGVTLRNRIVMPPMQSGRADFDGAVTTKLINFYVRRSAALGLPIVEHAYISPMGKIGPKQLGIYDDKLLPGFEKLAAGIHSVGAPAVVQISHAGAVATKKVIGETPVGPSMRDKTRMLEKSELYAIADEYAAAAERAVKAGFDGVELHGAHGYLLNQFFTPLLNKRQDEFGGSLENRMHFPLLVVEKVRKTLGGLLLLYRVGSDDLAPMGTHIQDAVVFSQKLQEVGVDILDVSGGMCGSEPKQLQHIKGYFIPQASAIKSAVKVPVIGVGGIKEAEFADNLVKAGRVDLVAVGRALWHDNEWAVKASKTLSNSQQSVQV